A window of the Dermatophagoides farinae isolate YC_2012a chromosome 2, ASM2471394v1, whole genome shotgun sequence genome harbors these coding sequences:
- the l(2)k05819 gene encoding transmembrane protein 94-like protein l(2)k05819 isoform X1, which produces MLEYTNDITGGLTTQQAVYKLYKDVKEFLDDLEPHLHNVQSWKYILRQAYSIKSKHSTFRWTSIIFLVVSIITYLIAFKFGHFTSSIPLAIENVILVLVLILNVGIIYWSSKSRHTELYDKAVKLAEKIGECANNEQLMNQWSTHIFYANLTTPASPCITLQRTYRDDKLVNLPVSLLVKGDVIYLEPGHKAPANCRRIDKVIKRGKKLNDYHIDDDGENGQFPHVTLDHAYTYVFLDDEMGKDATLHRDEIFAPKVDNEPETFTVPRFRKSLQPSKFLLIETPYVTDLKTSLSTQSQHERKPTAFEKELRLIFVRYLEHMLVPIIFIIVLGFSIVHYCYVEFTGSHFDTTAATIALILLRPIMAILPLLPLALPSLWLMLNVYGLIKLEIIYKYFHMNEDKLLKAGKSLESFSDCDSNTYIHLTENPLYQNTSALRREHLLEEIDPDQMQTIPTENLMIQKILKKILLFFCDENGNLWRTTNLLHVLGSITALCCVDKKGILSWPNPIADKVFFLSSAQNRKKSSNEGENFNDDIDKEFNDFSSSTHHHHHHHPPHNQGGKRQSVLSNVSRAECVQLDITLDRRNPYGLQFDDIYWNRYLSNLKPLGLAILLNTCNPATQEEFVHFSDHIACESLTNEVAVPVVSKRCLCELARQIGFTENAIKDYRYCYQVGVFRHIRPEVIKKGKLAKSLNFSRLRMPFPNMTCAVICDSFSNTCQLLSQGTGDLILDSCAEYWNGQGLVLLTDYERKKILDFYQRSSLTSYCCSFSYIPVINESGTTANNSEISHFYKNHYIELPPDSSHLFPSQRSLDSHFRALGIESHYSFSNTSHHNFDSCNESLNNSMYLNLDSKLIGHHLSTDSISKHGIYSTPGNHNNNTNNNNSPFNQYKKGSTEDLEKPIVNNNNNNDDGDNNHTTINESLNRSSLKTKPIVQETQSQKLDQTMKKVINEVFIGMATLQYQACSDFVRLVELLDTACIRFVHFSKENELRSRVFSEKMGLESGWNCHISLLNDSLGHSNIINNDNDSSAENGEHKKSKHNYSDNSVHLKHKVNHRMSITSINSSDCSEQPSSSDSEEAPISHELHRSRRKHNSVCSDRSGSIHNRHSFARAKEFRSSSKASGSVSNTHRQLSPSPSRNTTTSTMTEHEAPITFDMSNRAKLPKGIDNIRPHLENVDNVPLLVSLFTDCTPEATKEMVKIMQEYDEVVCVIGSMANESNMPIFMQADASIGIDPMYPHVCKTEPVRPVDRIPVPNEFQDIYTPAQLANELVALPCSMTMERHNAIIFYYLILIARDYMMRMRNVFQFFLSSCLSISLAQLITSLLFLPPLISPGIVLWLSMIVIPFLSVSLMGIKPDPTVMTVATGKKLHLNKESIVYFFLCYIIKFTPSVVICVIMFAIIIGTSCEQTKVGRSTLGPCWMFSDVKADGDIKTDLIWSSHLLIGQTIASLFLVLYLVIISIGFVHRNHLLWQRYPFVNYCWLGTSVVLIFCHLIVCLIEIYIYVPEVEITEHFIEIIPFYIWIIGFLWPILLMTINVFAKRREIKISTRQQRRARLDFGTKLGMNSPF; this is translated from the exons atgttggaaTATACAAACGATATTACCGGTGGTCTTACAACCCAACAAGCTGTTTATAAATTGTATAAAGATGTTAAAGAATTTCTCGATGATCTTGAg CCGCATCTACATAATGTTCAATCATGGAAATATATTCTTCGTCAAgcatattcaatcaaaagtAAACATTCAACATTTCGATGgacatcaatcatttttcttgttgtatCAATCATAACCTATTTGATTGCATTTAAATTTGGCCATTTTACCTCATCAATACCATTGGCTATTGAAAATGTCATTCTTGTATTAGTATTGATATTGAATGTTGGAATCATTTATTGGAGTTCAAAATCTCGTCATACAGAGCTTTATGATAAAGCTGTGAAATTAGCTGAAAAGATTGGTGAATGTGCcaataatgaacaattaatgaatcaatggtCGACACACATTTTCTATGCAAATCTAACGACACCGGCGTCACCTTGTATTACGCTACAGCGTACATATCGTGATGATAAATTAGTCAATCTGCCTGTATCGCTTTTGGTTAAAGGCGATGTAATCTATTTAGAACCTGGACATAAAGCACCAGCCAATTGTCGACGTATCGATAAAGTGATTAAACGTGGTAAAAAACTAAACGAttatcatattgatgatgatggtgaaaatggTCAATTTCCACATGTGACTTTAGATCATGCTTATACCTATGtatttcttgatgatgaaatgggTAAAGATGCCACGCTTCATCGTGATGAAATATTTGCACCAAAAGTTGATAATGAACCAGAAACATTTACTGTGCCAAGATTTCGTAAATCATTACAACCGAGTAAGTTTTTGCTCATCGAAACACCATATGTTACGGATTTAAAAACTTCATTATCAACACAATCACAACATGAACGTAAACCAACTGCATTTGAGAAAGAATTACGTTTAATTTTTGTACGTTATTTGGAACATATGTTGGTACCGATAATATTCATTATCGTTCTTGGTTTCAGTattgttcattattgttatgttGAATTTACTGGAAGTCATTTCGATACAACAGCAGCTACAATAGCTTTGATATTGTTACGGCCGATAATGGCCATACTACCATTATTACCATTAGCATTACCTTCATTATGGCTAATGTTGAATGTATATGGTCTAATTAAATTGgaaataatttataaatatttcCATATGAATGAAGATAAACTTTTAAAAGCTGGAAAATCATTAGAATCATTTAGTGATTGTGATTCAAATacatatattcatttgacTGAAAATCCTTTATATCAAAATACCTCCGCTTTACGTCGTGAACATCTTCTTGAAGAAATTGATCCAGATCAAATGCAAACGATACCGACGGAAAATTTAAtgatacaaaaaattttgaagaaaattctactttttttctgtgatgaaaatggaaatctATGGAGAACGACCAATCTATTACACGTATTAGGAAGTATAACAGCATTATGTTGTGTGGATAAAAAAGGCATTCTTTCTTGGCCAAATCCAATTGCTGACAAAGTATTTTTCTTATCGTCGGCTCAAAATCGAAAGAAAAGTTCCAATGAAggtgaaaatttcaatgatgatattgacaAAGAATTTAacgatttttcttcatctacacatcatcatcatcatcatcatccgccACATAATCAAGGTGGCAAACGACAATCAGTGCTATCGAATGTTTCTCGTGCTGAATGTGTTCAATTGGATATAACACTTGATCGTCGTAATCCATATGGTCTACAATTTGATGACATTTATTGGAATCGTTATCTTTCAAATCTAAAACCACTGGGTTTAgcaattttgttgaatacTTGTAATCCTGCAACACAAGaagaatttgttcattttagtGATCATATTGCGTGTGAATCTCTTACCAATGAAGTGGCTGTTCCTGTTGTCAGCAAACGATGTCTCTGTGAATTAGCTAGGCAGATTGGATTCACTGAAAATGCAATCAAAGATTATCGATACTGTTATCAGGTTGGCGTTTTTCGTCATATCCGCCCTGAAGTGATCAAGAAGGGAAAGTTGGcaaaatcattaaatttttctcgaTTACGAATGCCATTTCCCAATATGACCTGTGCGGTTATTTGTGATTCATTCTCCAATACGTGTCAGCTACTTTCACAGGGTACCGGTGATTTAATTCTAGATTCTTGTGCCGAATATTGGAATGGTCAAGGCTTAGTTTTGCTCACCGATTatgagaggaaaaaaattctcgatTTTTACCAAAGATCTTCGCTCACAtcatattgttgttcattttcatacatTCCTGTGATCAATGAAAGTGGAACGACAGCTAATAATTCGGAAATATCacatttttataaaaatcattatattgaACTGCCACCGGATAGTAGTCATTTGTTTCCATCACAACGAAGTCTTGATTCACATTTTCGTGCGCTTGGAATCGAATCacattattctttttcaaatacTAGTCATCATAATTTCGATTCATGCAATGAATCACTCAATAATTCCatgtatttgaatttggattCCAAATTAATTGGACATCATCTTAGTACCGATTCAATTTCTAAACATGGAATCTATTCAACACCTggtaatcataataataatacaaataacaataattcacctttcaatcaatataaaaaaggATCAACAGAAGATTTGGAAAAACCaattgtcaataataataataataatgatgatggtgataataatcatacgacaataaatgaatcattgaatcgatcatcattgaaaactaAACCAATTGTTCAAGAAACTCAATCACAAAAATTGgatcaaacaatgaaaaaagtaATTAATGAAGTATTTATCGGTATGGCTACATTACAATATCAAGCATGCTCGGATTTTGTTCGTCTGGTTGAACTATTAGATACAG CTTGTATTagatttgttcatttttccaaAGAAAATGAACTAAGAAGTCGGGTATTTTCTGAAAAAATGGGGCTTGAATCCGGTTGGAATTGCCATATTTCCCTATTAAATGATTCATTGGGGCATAgtaatatcatcaataatgataatgactcAAGTGCCGAAAATGGTGAGCATAAAAAATCCAAGCATAACTATTCTGATAATTCGG TTCACCTGAAACATAAAGTTAATCATCGAATGTCAATAACAAGTATCAATTCATCTGATTGTTCCGAACAACCATCAAGTAGTGATTCGGAAGAAGCACCAATTAGTCATGAGTTACATAGATCGCGACGTAAACATAATTCTGTTTGTTCAGATCGTTCGGGCAGTATTCATAATCGTCATAGTTTTGCTCGGGCAAAAGAATTTCGAAGTTCAAGCAAAGCTTCTGGTAGTGTTTCAAATACACATCGTCAACTTTCACCATCGCCAAGTCGTAATACAACAACCAGTACAATGACCGAACATGAAGCGCCCATAACATTCGATATGTCTAATCGTGCAAAATTGCCCAAAGGTATTGATAATATTAGGCCACATCTGGAAAATGTGGACAATGTGCCCTTATTAGTATCATTGTTTACTGATTGTACACCTGAAGCAACCAAAGAAATGGTAAAAATCATGCAAGAATATGATGAAGTTGTCTGCGTAATCGGAAGCATGGCTAATGAATCGAATATGCCGATTTTTATGCAAGCCGATGCAAG CATCGGTATCGATCCTATGTATCCACATGTTTGTAAAACTGAACCCGTTCGACCTGTTGATCGAATCCCTGTACCGAATGAATTTCAAGATATTTATACGCCAGCACAATTGGCCAATGAATTGGTAGCACTGCCATGTTCCATGACTATGGAAAGACACAATGCAATCATTTTCTATTATCTAATATTGATTGCCCGTGATTATATGATGCGAATGCGAAatgtatttcaattttttctcagcTCTTGTCTAAGTATTTCGCTAGCTCAATTGATCACTTCATTATTGTTCCTGCCACCGCTTATTTCACCTGGTATCGTTCTATGGCTTTCAATGATTGTCATACCATTCTTGAGTGTTTCACTTATGGGCATTAAACCGGATCCAACAGTGATGACTGTAGctactggaaaaaaattacatctCAACAAAGAA TCCATTGtatattttttcctttgttaCATAATCAAATTTACACCTTCAGTAGTGATTTGTGTGATTATGTTTGCCATTATAATCGGTACATCATGTGAACAAACCAAAGTTGGTCGATCTACATTAGGTCCATGTTGGATGTTTAGCGATGTCAA gGCTGATGGTGATATTAAAACCGATTTAATATGGTCATCTCATCTGTTAATCGGGCAGACTATTGCATCGTTATTTTTGGTCCTATATCTGG TGATTATATCGATTGGTTTCGTACATCGCAATCATCTTTTATGGCAACGATATCCATTCGTTAATTATTGTTGGTTAGGAACATCGGTCGTATTGATCTTCTGTCATCTAATCGTTTGTCTGATTGAAATCTATATTTATGTGCCTGAAGTCGAGATAACCGAACATTTTATCGAAATTATTCCGTTTTACATTTGGattattggatttttgtGGCCAATTCTattgatgacaatcaatgtttttgctAAAAGAAGAGAGATAAA AATCAGCACTCGACAACAACGTAGAGCTCGTTTGGATTTTGGCACCAAACTTGGCATGAATTCGCCATTCTAA
- the l(2)k05819 gene encoding transmembrane protein 94-like protein l(2)k05819 isoform X2 — translation MLEYTNDITGGLTTQQAVYKLYKDVKEFLDDLEPHLHNVQSWKYILRQAYSIKSKHSTFRWTSIIFLVVSIITYLIAFKFGHFTSSIPLAIENVILVLVLILNVGIIYWSSKSRHTELYDKAVKLAEKIGECANNEQLMNQWSTHIFYANLTTPASPCITLQRTYRDDKLVNLPVSLLVKGDVIYLEPGHKAPANCRRIDKVIKRGKKLNDYHIDDDGENGQFPHVTLDHAYTYVFLDDEMGKDATLHRDEIFAPKVDNEPETFTVPRFRKSLQPSKFLLIETPYVTDLKTSLSTQSQHERKPTAFEKELRLIFVRYLEHMLVPIIFIIVLGFSIVHYCYVEFTGSHFDTTAATIALILLRPIMAILPLLPLALPSLWLMLNVYGLIKLEIIYKYFHMNEDKLLKAGKSLESFSDCDSNTYIHLTENPLYQNTSALRREHLLEEIDPDQMQTIPTENLMIQKILKKILLFFCDENGNLWRTTNLLHVLGSITALCCVDKKGILSWPNPIADKVFFLSSAQNRKKSSNEGENFNDDIDKEFNDFSSSTHHHHHHHPPHNQGGKRQSVLSNVSRAECVQLDITLDRRNPYGLQFDDIYWNRYLSNLKPLGLAILLNTCNPATQEEFVHFSDHIACESLTNEVAVPVVSKRCLCELARQIGFTENAIKDYRYCYQVGVFRHIRPEVIKKGKLAKSLNFSRLRMPFPNMTCAVICDSFSNTCQLLSQGTGDLILDSCAEYWNGQGLVLLTDYERKKILDFYQRSSLTSYCCSFSYIPVINESGTTANNSEISHFYKNHYIELPPDSSHLFPSQRSLDSHFRALGIESHYSFSNTSHHNFDSCNESLNNSMYLNLDSKLIGHHLSTDSISKHGIYSTPGSTEDLEKPIVNNNNNNDDGDNNHTTINESLNRSSLKTKPIVQETQSQKLDQTMKKVINEVFIGMATLQYQACSDFVRLVELLDTACIRFVHFSKENELRSRVFSEKMGLESGWNCHISLLNDSLGHSNIINNDNDSSAENGEHKKSKHNYSDNSVHLKHKVNHRMSITSINSSDCSEQPSSSDSEEAPISHELHRSRRKHNSVCSDRSGSIHNRHSFARAKEFRSSSKASGSVSNTHRQLSPSPSRNTTTSTMTEHEAPITFDMSNRAKLPKGIDNIRPHLENVDNVPLLVSLFTDCTPEATKEMVKIMQEYDEVVCVIGSMANESNMPIFMQADASIGIDPMYPHVCKTEPVRPVDRIPVPNEFQDIYTPAQLANELVALPCSMTMERHNAIIFYYLILIARDYMMRMRNVFQFFLSSCLSISLAQLITSLLFLPPLISPGIVLWLSMIVIPFLSVSLMGIKPDPTVMTVATGKKLHLNKESIVYFFLCYIIKFTPSVVICVIMFAIIIGTSCEQTKVGRSTLGPCWMFSDVKADGDIKTDLIWSSHLLIGQTIASLFLVLYLVIISIGFVHRNHLLWQRYPFVNYCWLGTSVVLIFCHLIVCLIEIYIYVPEVEITEHFIEIIPFYIWIIGFLWPILLMTINVFAKRREIKISTRQQRRARLDFGTKLGMNSPF, via the exons atgttggaaTATACAAACGATATTACCGGTGGTCTTACAACCCAACAAGCTGTTTATAAATTGTATAAAGATGTTAAAGAATTTCTCGATGATCTTGAg CCGCATCTACATAATGTTCAATCATGGAAATATATTCTTCGTCAAgcatattcaatcaaaagtAAACATTCAACATTTCGATGgacatcaatcatttttcttgttgtatCAATCATAACCTATTTGATTGCATTTAAATTTGGCCATTTTACCTCATCAATACCATTGGCTATTGAAAATGTCATTCTTGTATTAGTATTGATATTGAATGTTGGAATCATTTATTGGAGTTCAAAATCTCGTCATACAGAGCTTTATGATAAAGCTGTGAAATTAGCTGAAAAGATTGGTGAATGTGCcaataatgaacaattaatgaatcaatggtCGACACACATTTTCTATGCAAATCTAACGACACCGGCGTCACCTTGTATTACGCTACAGCGTACATATCGTGATGATAAATTAGTCAATCTGCCTGTATCGCTTTTGGTTAAAGGCGATGTAATCTATTTAGAACCTGGACATAAAGCACCAGCCAATTGTCGACGTATCGATAAAGTGATTAAACGTGGTAAAAAACTAAACGAttatcatattgatgatgatggtgaaaatggTCAATTTCCACATGTGACTTTAGATCATGCTTATACCTATGtatttcttgatgatgaaatgggTAAAGATGCCACGCTTCATCGTGATGAAATATTTGCACCAAAAGTTGATAATGAACCAGAAACATTTACTGTGCCAAGATTTCGTAAATCATTACAACCGAGTAAGTTTTTGCTCATCGAAACACCATATGTTACGGATTTAAAAACTTCATTATCAACACAATCACAACATGAACGTAAACCAACTGCATTTGAGAAAGAATTACGTTTAATTTTTGTACGTTATTTGGAACATATGTTGGTACCGATAATATTCATTATCGTTCTTGGTTTCAGTattgttcattattgttatgttGAATTTACTGGAAGTCATTTCGATACAACAGCAGCTACAATAGCTTTGATATTGTTACGGCCGATAATGGCCATACTACCATTATTACCATTAGCATTACCTTCATTATGGCTAATGTTGAATGTATATGGTCTAATTAAATTGgaaataatttataaatatttcCATATGAATGAAGATAAACTTTTAAAAGCTGGAAAATCATTAGAATCATTTAGTGATTGTGATTCAAATacatatattcatttgacTGAAAATCCTTTATATCAAAATACCTCCGCTTTACGTCGTGAACATCTTCTTGAAGAAATTGATCCAGATCAAATGCAAACGATACCGACGGAAAATTTAAtgatacaaaaaattttgaagaaaattctactttttttctgtgatgaaaatggaaatctATGGAGAACGACCAATCTATTACACGTATTAGGAAGTATAACAGCATTATGTTGTGTGGATAAAAAAGGCATTCTTTCTTGGCCAAATCCAATTGCTGACAAAGTATTTTTCTTATCGTCGGCTCAAAATCGAAAGAAAAGTTCCAATGAAggtgaaaatttcaatgatgatattgacaAAGAATTTAacgatttttcttcatctacacatcatcatcatcatcatcatccgccACATAATCAAGGTGGCAAACGACAATCAGTGCTATCGAATGTTTCTCGTGCTGAATGTGTTCAATTGGATATAACACTTGATCGTCGTAATCCATATGGTCTACAATTTGATGACATTTATTGGAATCGTTATCTTTCAAATCTAAAACCACTGGGTTTAgcaattttgttgaatacTTGTAATCCTGCAACACAAGaagaatttgttcattttagtGATCATATTGCGTGTGAATCTCTTACCAATGAAGTGGCTGTTCCTGTTGTCAGCAAACGATGTCTCTGTGAATTAGCTAGGCAGATTGGATTCACTGAAAATGCAATCAAAGATTATCGATACTGTTATCAGGTTGGCGTTTTTCGTCATATCCGCCCTGAAGTGATCAAGAAGGGAAAGTTGGcaaaatcattaaatttttctcgaTTACGAATGCCATTTCCCAATATGACCTGTGCGGTTATTTGTGATTCATTCTCCAATACGTGTCAGCTACTTTCACAGGGTACCGGTGATTTAATTCTAGATTCTTGTGCCGAATATTGGAATGGTCAAGGCTTAGTTTTGCTCACCGATTatgagaggaaaaaaattctcgatTTTTACCAAAGATCTTCGCTCACAtcatattgttgttcattttcatacatTCCTGTGATCAATGAAAGTGGAACGACAGCTAATAATTCGGAAATATCacatttttataaaaatcattatattgaACTGCCACCGGATAGTAGTCATTTGTTTCCATCACAACGAAGTCTTGATTCACATTTTCGTGCGCTTGGAATCGAATCacattattctttttcaaatacTAGTCATCATAATTTCGATTCATGCAATGAATCACTCAATAATTCCatgtatttgaatttggattCCAAATTAATTGGACATCATCTTAGTACCGATTCAATTTCTAAACATGGAATCTATTCAACACCTg gATCAACAGAAGATTTGGAAAAACCaattgtcaataataataataataatgatgatggtgataataatcatacgacaataaatgaatcattgaatcgatcatcattgaaaactaAACCAATTGTTCAAGAAACTCAATCACAAAAATTGgatcaaacaatgaaaaaagtaATTAATGAAGTATTTATCGGTATGGCTACATTACAATATCAAGCATGCTCGGATTTTGTTCGTCTGGTTGAACTATTAGATACAG CTTGTATTagatttgttcatttttccaaAGAAAATGAACTAAGAAGTCGGGTATTTTCTGAAAAAATGGGGCTTGAATCCGGTTGGAATTGCCATATTTCCCTATTAAATGATTCATTGGGGCATAgtaatatcatcaataatgataatgactcAAGTGCCGAAAATGGTGAGCATAAAAAATCCAAGCATAACTATTCTGATAATTCGG TTCACCTGAAACATAAAGTTAATCATCGAATGTCAATAACAAGTATCAATTCATCTGATTGTTCCGAACAACCATCAAGTAGTGATTCGGAAGAAGCACCAATTAGTCATGAGTTACATAGATCGCGACGTAAACATAATTCTGTTTGTTCAGATCGTTCGGGCAGTATTCATAATCGTCATAGTTTTGCTCGGGCAAAAGAATTTCGAAGTTCAAGCAAAGCTTCTGGTAGTGTTTCAAATACACATCGTCAACTTTCACCATCGCCAAGTCGTAATACAACAACCAGTACAATGACCGAACATGAAGCGCCCATAACATTCGATATGTCTAATCGTGCAAAATTGCCCAAAGGTATTGATAATATTAGGCCACATCTGGAAAATGTGGACAATGTGCCCTTATTAGTATCATTGTTTACTGATTGTACACCTGAAGCAACCAAAGAAATGGTAAAAATCATGCAAGAATATGATGAAGTTGTCTGCGTAATCGGAAGCATGGCTAATGAATCGAATATGCCGATTTTTATGCAAGCCGATGCAAG CATCGGTATCGATCCTATGTATCCACATGTTTGTAAAACTGAACCCGTTCGACCTGTTGATCGAATCCCTGTACCGAATGAATTTCAAGATATTTATACGCCAGCACAATTGGCCAATGAATTGGTAGCACTGCCATGTTCCATGACTATGGAAAGACACAATGCAATCATTTTCTATTATCTAATATTGATTGCCCGTGATTATATGATGCGAATGCGAAatgtatttcaattttttctcagcTCTTGTCTAAGTATTTCGCTAGCTCAATTGATCACTTCATTATTGTTCCTGCCACCGCTTATTTCACCTGGTATCGTTCTATGGCTTTCAATGATTGTCATACCATTCTTGAGTGTTTCACTTATGGGCATTAAACCGGATCCAACAGTGATGACTGTAGctactggaaaaaaattacatctCAACAAAGAA TCCATTGtatattttttcctttgttaCATAATCAAATTTACACCTTCAGTAGTGATTTGTGTGATTATGTTTGCCATTATAATCGGTACATCATGTGAACAAACCAAAGTTGGTCGATCTACATTAGGTCCATGTTGGATGTTTAGCGATGTCAA gGCTGATGGTGATATTAAAACCGATTTAATATGGTCATCTCATCTGTTAATCGGGCAGACTATTGCATCGTTATTTTTGGTCCTATATCTGG TGATTATATCGATTGGTTTCGTACATCGCAATCATCTTTTATGGCAACGATATCCATTCGTTAATTATTGTTGGTTAGGAACATCGGTCGTATTGATCTTCTGTCATCTAATCGTTTGTCTGATTGAAATCTATATTTATGTGCCTGAAGTCGAGATAACCGAACATTTTATCGAAATTATTCCGTTTTACATTTGGattattggatttttgtGGCCAATTCTattgatgacaatcaatgtttttgctAAAAGAAGAGAGATAAA AATCAGCACTCGACAACAACGTAGAGCTCGTTTGGATTTTGGCACCAAACTTGGCATGAATTCGCCATTCTAA